From one Neovison vison isolate M4711 chromosome 1, ASM_NN_V1, whole genome shotgun sequence genomic stretch:
- the TUBB2A gene encoding tubulin beta-2A chain isoform X2 gives MREIVHIQAGQCGNQIGAKFWEVISDEHGIDPTGSYHGDSDLQLERINVYYNEATGNKYVPRAILVDLEPGTMDSVRSGPFGQIFRPDNFVFGQSGAGNNWAKGHYTEGAELVDSVLDVVRKESESCDCLQGFQLTHSLGGGTGSGMGTLLISKIREEYPDRIMNTFSVMPSPKVSDTVVEPYNATLSVHQLVENTDETYCIDNEALYDICFRTLKLTTPTYGDLNHLVSATMSGVTTCLRFPGQLNADLRKLAVNMVPFPRLHFFMPGFAPLTSRGSQQYRALTVPELTQQMFDSKNMMAACDPRHGRYLTVAAIFRGRMSMKEVDEQMLNVQNKNSSYFVEWIPNNVKTAVCDIPPRGLKMSATFIGNSTAIQELFKRISEQFTAMFRRKAFLHWYTGEGMDEMEFTEAESNMNDLVSEYQQYQDATADEQGEFEEEEGEDEA, from the exons ATGCGTGAGATCGTGCACATCCAGGCGGGCCAGTGCGGCAACCAGATCGGCGCCAAG TTTTGGGAGGTCATCAGTGATGAGCATGGAATCGACCCCACTGGCAGTTACCATGGAGACAGTGATTTGCAGCTGGAGAGAATCAATGTGTACTACAATGAAGCCACTG GTAACAAGTACGTTCCCCGGGCCATCCTGGTGGACCTGGAGCCGGGCACCATGGACTCCGTCAGATCTGGGCCATTCGGCCAGATCTTCAGGCCAGACAACTTCGTGTTTG GCCAGAGTGGTGCAGGAAACAACTGGGCAAAGGGTCACTACACAGAGGGAGCCGAACTGGTGGACTCGGTCCTGGACGTGGTGAGGAAGGAGTCAGAGAGCTGTGACTGTCTGCAGGGCTTCCAGCTGACCCACTCGCTGGGGGGCGGCACGGGGTCCGGGATGGGCACGCTGCTCATCAGCAAGATCCGGGAGGAGTACCCCGACCGCATCATGAACACCTTCAGCGTCATGCCCTCGCCCAAGGTGTCCGACACGGTGGTCGAGCCCTACAACGCCACCCTGTCCGTGCACCAGCTGGTGGAGAACACGGATGAGACCTACTGCATTGACAACGAGGCCCTGTACGACATCTGCTTCCGCACCCTGAAACTGACCACCCCCACGTACGGAGACCTCAACCACCTGGTGTCGGCCACCATGAGCGGCGTCACCACCTGCCTGCGCTTCCCGGGCCAGCTGAACGCCGACCTGCGCAAGCTGGCCGTGAACATGGTGCCCTTCCCGCGCCTGCACTTCTTCATGCCCGGCTTCGCCCCCCTGACCAGCAGGGGCAGCCAGCAGTACCGCGCGCTCACGGTGCCCGAGCTCACGCAGCAGATGTTCGACTCCAAGAACATGATGGCCGCCTGCGACCCGCGCCACGGCCGCTACCTGACCGTGGCCGCCATCTTCCGCGGCCGCATGTCCATGAAGGAGGTGGACGAGCAGATGCTCAACGTGCAGAACAAGAACAGCAGCTACTTCGTCGAGTGGATCCCCAACAACGTGAAGACGGCCGTGTGCGACATCCCGCCGCGCGGCCTCAAGATGTCGGCCACCTTCATCGGCAACAGCACGGCCATCCAGGAGCTGTTCAAGCGCATCTCGGAGCAGTTCACGGCCATGTTCCGGCGCAAGGCCTTCCTGCACTGGTACACGGGCGAGGGCATGGATGAGATGGAGTTCACCGAGGCCGAGAGCAACATGAACGACCTGGTGTCCGAGTACCAGCAGTACCAGGACGCCACGGCCGATGAACAGGGGGAGTtcgaggaggaggagggcgaggACGAGGCCTAA